A window of Pyramidobacter piscolens W5455 genomic DNA:
CGTTCCACGCACGCCATCACGTCGTCGCAGGCGCGGCGGATGCTCTTTTCGACGATGCCGCGCACGTCCACTTTCAGCACCACGCGGCCGGGCACGACGTTCATGGCGCCGGGCTCGCACTCGCACACGCCCACGGTCGCCACCGTGCCGAACTCGCTTTCCGTCCGCCCGGCGCGTTCCACGGCGAGGATGATCTCCGCCGCCGCGGCCATAGCGTCGCGGCGCAGGTTCATCGGGCAGGCGCCGGAATGAGCCTGTTCGCCGATCACTTCGAGCCTGAAGCGCGTCGGCGCGGCGATCGCCTCGACGATGCCCACGTCCTCACCGTTCCAGTCGAGCACCGGCCCCTGCTCGATGTGCAGCTCGAAATAGGAATGATACGAGGCTGGCGCCAGACAGTCGCGCGGGATCCTCTCGGGACGCCCGCCGAAAGCGCGCAGCGCGTCGAGCAGCGTCACGCCCCGCTTGTCCTTGAAGCGCAGCGTGTCCAACAGTGACAGGTTGCCCGTGACCGCCTTGCTGCCGACCGTCGCCAGCGAAAAACGGCTCGATTCCTCCGCCGTGAAAACCACCACCGACAGAGAACGGCGCGGGCGCGGATCTTCGGCGAGAATGTCGCGCGCCGCCCCCAGCCCGCAGGCCACGCCGAGCACGCCGTCGTAGCGGCCGCCCTCGGGTACCGAATCCAGATGCGAGCCGATCAGCACGCCGGGGCGGTCGGTGCCGCCCTCGAAGCGCCCCCACAGGTTGCAGCAGGCGTCGGTCGTCACCGACATGCCCAGCGATTTCATCTCTTCGGTCACGATCTCGCGCGCCTGACGATCCGCTTCGGTCAGAGCGAGGCGAGAAACGCCCCGTTCGCCGCGCCCGGTCTGCGAGACCGCTTCGACCAGCTCGCGGACGCGCTCGAAACCCGACATTCTCCGCGCGCCTCAGCGGCCGTACACGAGCGCCGGCAAAAACGTGGACAGCGACGGCACGTAAGAGATCACCAGCAGGCCGACGATCGAGACGAGGATGAACTTCGTCACCGCGCCGATGATCTTCGACATCGGCAGCCCCGTCACGCCCGCGGCCACGAACAGATTGAGGCCGAACGGCGGCGTGAAGTTGCCCAGCGCCAGGTTGGAGACCATGACGATGCCCAGATGCAGCGCGTCGATGCCCATCTGCTGCGCGATCGGGAAGAACAGCGGCGCAAGGATGACGATGGCGGCGATGCCCTCCATGAACATGCCCACGATCAGCAGGATGACGTTGACCATGGCGATGAACGCCCAGGGCGTTTTGACGTTTTCGATGATGGCCGCCGTCACCATCTGCGGAATGCGCGCCACGGTGAGGAACCAGGCGAAGCTCGTGGCCGCGGCGACGAGGATCATCACCTGCGCGCAGGTCACGGCCGAGCGCAGACACACGT
This region includes:
- a CDS encoding Zn-dependent hydrolase, translated to MSGFERVRELVEAVSQTGRGERGVSRLALTEADRQAREIVTEEMKSLGMSVTTDACCNLWGRFEGGTDRPGVLIGSHLDSVPEGGRYDGVLGVACGLGAARDILAEDPRPRRSLSVVVFTAEESSRFSLATVGSKAVTGNLSLLDTLRFKDKRGVTLLDALRAFGGRPERIPRDCLAPASYHSYFELHIEQGPVLDWNGEDVGIVEAIAAPTRFRLEVIGEQAHSGACPMNLRRDAMAAAAEIILAVERAGRTESEFGTVATVGVCECEPGAMNVVPGRVVLKVDVRGIVEKSIRRACDDVMACVERIGEERGVKVNFTLYSADKPVVMDGLLARRIENVCRARRIKYRRMPSGAGHDAMYMAALIPSALIFVPCKDGISHNPAEEVDWRRVRPGYEALVETVRDIVR